The following nucleotide sequence is from Pseudomonadota bacterium.
CCACCCAGTGCCTGCTTCAGCGTCGGCCAAAGACCCTCGCCGTGAACGTGGCGGGCCGCCTCGCGCCCGGCGTCACGGGCAAGGACCTGATCCTCGCCATCATCGGTCAGATCGGCGTGGACGGCGGCACGGGCCACGTCATCGAGTACCGCGGCGACGCGATCCGCCAGCTCGGCATGGAGGCGCGCATGACCGTGTGCAACATGTCGATCGAGGCGGGCGCGCGCGCCGGCATGATCGCGCCCGACGACACCACCTTCGACTACCTCGCCGGCCGCGAACGCGTACCGCAGGGCGCTGACTGGGACGTCGCCCTGCAGCGTTGGCGCGGCTTGAAGACGGACGAGGGCGCCAGCTTCGATCGCGAGGTCATCCTCGATGCGAGCGCCCTCACGCCGATGATCACCTTCGGCACCAACCCCGGCATGGTGATGCCGGTGGCGGGCGAGATTCCGAGCGAAGGCGGTGAAGGCTTCCGTCGCGCCCTCGACTACATGGGCCTGGAAGCGGGCACGCCGCTGCTCGGCCGCGACGTCAACGTGGTGTTCGTCGGCAGTTGCACCAACTCGCGCATGAGCGATCTGCGCGAGGCGGCGGACATCCTGCGCGGACGACGCGTCGCCGACGGGGTCAACATGCTGGTCGTGCCCGGCTCCCAGGCCGTGAAGCGTGAAGCGGAGGCCGAGGGCCTGCACGAGGTGTTCCTCCAGGCCGGCGCCGACTGGCGCGAGTCCGGCTGCTCCATGTGCATCGGCATGAACGGCGACACGGTGGCCTCAGGCCAGTACGCCGTGAGCACGAGTAACCGCAACTTCGAAGGTCGCCAGGGGGCCGGCGCCCGCACGCTCCTCGCGAGCCCCGCTACCGCCGCGGCCAGCGCCGTGGCCGGCAAGATCGCCGACCCGCGCCAGCTGGCATCCGCTTAGGCCGCCCCCAAGGATTTACCTGATGGAACCGATCACTTCGCTCACCTCCACCACGGTGGTGATCGCCGACAACGACATCGACACGGACCAGATCATCCCGGCCCGCTTCCTCACCACCACCAGCCGGGACGGCCTGGCCCAGGGCCTGTTCGCCAACTGGCGCTACCTCGCCGATGGCTCGCCCAACCCGGACTTCATCCTGAACCAACCCGCCGCCGAGGGCGCGCAGATCCTGGTCGCGGGCAACAACGTCGGCTGCGGCTCCTCGCGCGAGCACGCCCCCTGGGCGCTACTGGCCGAAGGCTTTCGCGCCGTGCTCAGCTCGCGGATCGCCGATATCTTCCGCGCCAACTCGCTGAAGAACGGCCTGCTCGCCATCGAGGTGGACGAGGCCACGCACGCCGCCCTGCTGGGCGCGCCGGGCGCCACCGTGTCCATCGATCTCGCCGAGTGCACGATCACCGTGGGCGGCAATGACCCGGTGAGCTTCGAGATCGACGGCTTCGCCCGCCACTGCCTGATGGAGGGCGTCGACCAGCTAGGGTTCTTGCTGGGTCAAGACGATACGATCAGTCGCTTCGAGGCCCAACACGTATGAGCACGCCCAAACGCGCCCGCATCGTCATCCTGCCCGGCGACGGCATCGGCCCCGAAGTCACCGCCGAGGCCGTGCGCGTACTCGAAGCCATCGCCGCCCGCTTCGACCACGACTTCACCTTCGAGACGGCCCTGATCGGTGGCGCCGCCATCGACGAGACCGAAGATCCCCTGCCCTCCGCCACCCTGGAGATGTGCCGAGGGTCGGACGCCATCCTGCTTGGCGCCGTCGGCGGCCCGAAGTGGGCATCGCACCCAACCGTACGCCCCGAACTAGGCCTGCTACGCCTGCGCCAAGAGTTAGGTCTCTACGCGAACCTGCGCCCCGTTCGCACGCACCCCGCGCTCGCCGGCGCATCGCCCCTGAAGCCCGATCGCATCGCCAACGTCGACATCATGGTGGTGCGCGAACTCACCGGCGGCATCTACTTCGGTGAGAAGGAGGAAGGCAGCGAGCGCGCCAGCGACCTGTGCACCTACACGCGTGGGGAGGTGGAACGCATCGTGCGCCTCGCCGCGCAGCTGGCGAGCGATCGAGGCGGTCGCCTGGTATCCGTGGACAAGGCCAACGTGCTCGCCACCTCCCGCCTGTGGCGCCAGGTGACCACGGCGTTGGTGGCCGAGGAGTTCCCGGCCCTAGAGCTCGAGCATCTGCTCGTCGATGCCATGGCCATGCACCTCATCCATCACCCGAGTGCCTACGATGTGATCGTCACCGAGAACATGTTCGGCGACATCCTGACCGACGAGGCCTCCATGCTGGCTGGGTCCTTGGGCCTATTGCCTTCCGCCTCCTTGAACGGTGAGGCCCTCGGCTTGTACGAGCCGATCCACGGCTCCGCGCCGGATATCGCTGGGCAGGGTATCGCCAACCCCTACGGGGCCATCGCCAGCGCTGCCCTGCTCCTACGCCATTCCCTCGATCTGTCACGCG
It contains:
- the leuC gene encoding 3-isopropylmalate dehydratase large subunit; amino-acid sequence: MSSPSTLFEKVWQQHLVMDETPAHPAVMYIDLHLIHEVTTPQAFNVLRERGVKVRRVDRTLATLDHSTPTRAADLYGPRADTPAMRQVSQMERNCEEFGIDLVGIDDDRRGIVHVMGPELGATQPGYTIVCGDSHTATHGAFGALAFGIGTTEVGHVLATQCLLQRRPKTLAVNVAGRLAPGVTGKDLILAIIGQIGVDGGTGHVIEYRGDAIRQLGMEARMTVCNMSIEAGARAGMIAPDDTTFDYLAGRERVPQGADWDVALQRWRGLKTDEGASFDREVILDASALTPMITFGTNPGMVMPVAGEIPSEGGEGFRRALDYMGLEAGTPLLGRDVNVVFVGSCTNSRMSDLREAADILRGRRVADGVNMLVVPGSQAVKREAEAEGLHEVFLQAGADWRESGCSMCIGMNGDTVASGQYAVSTSNRNFEGRQGAGARTLLASPATAAASAVAGKIADPRQLASA
- the leuD gene encoding 3-isopropylmalate dehydratase small subunit, coding for MEPITSLTSTTVVIADNDIDTDQIIPARFLTTTSRDGLAQGLFANWRYLADGSPNPDFILNQPAAEGAQILVAGNNVGCGSSREHAPWALLAEGFRAVLSSRIADIFRANSLKNGLLAIEVDEATHAALLGAPGATVSIDLAECTITVGGNDPVSFEIDGFARHCLMEGVDQLGFLLGQDDTISRFEAQHV
- the leuB gene encoding 3-isopropylmalate dehydrogenase → MSTPKRARIVILPGDGIGPEVTAEAVRVLEAIAARFDHDFTFETALIGGAAIDETEDPLPSATLEMCRGSDAILLGAVGGPKWASHPTVRPELGLLRLRQELGLYANLRPVRTHPALAGASPLKPDRIANVDIMVVRELTGGIYFGEKEEGSERASDLCTYTRGEVERIVRLAAQLASDRGGRLVSVDKANVLATSRLWRQVTTALVAEEFPALELEHLLVDAMAMHLIHHPSAYDVIVTENMFGDILTDEASMLAGSLGLLPSASLNGEALGLYEPIHGSAPDIAGQGIANPYGAIASAALLLRHSLDLSREALLVERAVDEAIAAGALTRDLAGDAPTALSTAQAGEAVLAQLDRY